NNNNNNNNNNNNNNNNNNNNNNNNNNNNNNNNNNNNNNNNNNNNNNNNNNNNNNNNNNNNNNNNNNNNNNNNNNNNNNNNNNNNNNNNNNNNNNNNNNNNNNNNTCTTTATACATATCTCCCGCATGTGTGTGCTTACACAGGCGTTAGctcatctctctctatctagcACAATTTATCTCTCTAAACTTATCCATATCTCCTCCTGTCTCTCCAAAAATGGTGAAGGAGTCCCAGAAAATCGTGGCCGTAGATCAAGACATACCCGTGATAGACATGTCCTTGGAGAGGTCACGAGTGTCCATGCAGATAGTCAAAGCTTGCGAGACCATTGGCTTCTTCAAAGTTGTCAACCACGCCGTTGACCCGGACGTTACCTCCCGGATGGAGCAAGAGTCCATAAACTTCTTCGCTAAACCGGTTCTCGAGAAGAAATCGGTCTTCGGTTATGGATTGAAGGACATTGGGCTCAAGGGTGATGTTGGAGAGGTCGAGTATTTGCTCTTTCACACTAATCCTCTCGTACTTTCTCAGTTATCCTTTGGTAACGAATCTACCAAGTTCGGGTACGTTACATTATACTTGGCTAATGTATTTAATTTACAGATCTGGTTAATATGTAAAAAACCAGTTAAGATTatatacaacataaaacatGAGTTCAGTATACCTGTATATCAGTGTATGTTATATAATCTAATGCATACATAAGTTAATGTCAAAATGCAGTTTCCTGTGTATTTAATGCGAGAACCTTTCCGTATATATATACGAAAAttgcatgcatgcatgtataTGTATAGTTAAGTTAAGTAATATGAGTCtgattgttttttacttttatgttaATAGTGTGTCTATGAACAAGtgaattttaaattgttatataaGAACAGAAAAATGCTAAGGTGAACctatcataaaattaaaatgtaatattgACTAATTAACAAGTACTTTGAATTGTGTTTTCAAccaacttcatatatatatatatatatatttgtttgtgttggtGGATAAATTCACTTTGAGTCGTTGAcaaattgaaaacattaaatttgagtcagcaaattaaatttcagaagTACAGCTTCTCAGTCTGTCTACTCCAGCGGGAAcgggtaactttttttttttttaacttagacAATGCATGTTGTGTGTACAGTGTGTATAATGCAAATTTACAtcaacaatttaaaatatttacttatGGAAAGACTTAGAGGTTCTTAAATTATCTAaagctcttttctttcttaaactgTTAAGCTTTCTAAATTTCACTAATCTAACAAACCTAGTATTTCATTAATTTCACTCTAAAAGTACACATATGAATGTTTCGATGTTCTCTTATATTACATAATATCCGTTCCGTATAATGAGCAACTGGCGATGTATGACATGTCTGTTTGACAGCTCGGCAGTGACTTGTTACGTTGAAGCAGTTAAGCAGTTGGCGTGTGAGATCTTAGATCTCACGGCTGAAGGACTAGGGCTCCCACCTCATACCTTCAGCAAGCTAATCAGAGCCGTTGATAGCGACTCAGTTCTTAGGCTTAATCACTACCCATCGTCCGATCAATTCCTCAGTGGAGC
The Camelina sativa cultivar DH55 chromosome 15, Cs, whole genome shotgun sequence DNA segment above includes these coding regions:
- the LOC104746059 gene encoding gibberellin 2-beta-dioxygenase 4-like; its protein translation is MVKESQKIVAVDQDIPVIDMSLERSRVSMQIVKACETIGFFKVVNHAVDPDVTSRMEQESINFFAKPVLEKKSVFGYGLKDIGLKGDVGEVEYLLFHTNPLVLSQLSFGNESTNSAVTCYVEAVKQLACEILDLTAEGLGLPPHTFSKLIRAVDSDSVLRLNHYPSSDQFLSGAKLSDMSVSLPRVGFGEHTDPQILTVLRSNEVGGLQVAFPDGRWVSVSPDPSAFCVNVGDLLQVMTNGRFISVRHRAVTTEHASRLSTAYFAGPSVHAKIGPLPAIITAADQPRLYRTFTWADYKKFAYSLRLGANRLDIFRSCVDDEHDDELGSNKRL